Proteins encoded in a region of the Streptomyces sp. NBC_01241 genome:
- a CDS encoding DUF3560 domain-containing protein — MTETPEKGVITITHTRAEGTILTGSSKGDGIFEIVRDHNFWFSRNVDGLFLKRSRDREGQTWRINAAAEALRAAGHEVTVEIDEDTRRSFAEAEADREERAAERADRFGGRAGRAAASADARRAAADQLSKRFEFGQPILVGHHSEGRARRDAARIDANMRASFEDRDRAGYWSNRAQASESYTQHRNDPYRTLRRLEKLRADLRAQERHLAAATAAGRDGARHARLIEEMTEEITHWEDVVEKAKAEGVKVWGPEDFTAGDFVRTGGSWHEVIRVNPKTLSIAWNLRLAPKQVMTREDATVPGYRLGTFTVDYTTVRGRCPGEVMRAFLADGKVPGTKTAHEASEKLPAGAVRAAEAAKSKAKKRSDPKIPKRVRVECAPDRTAATLTFLTGRSQPHKDFEPVTLTPPEGEKFTETIWANTLRTAAAEYLAERGFRFREAGWSGESIQGASRAIEEIPAAGARA, encoded by the coding sequence GTGACTGAAACCCCTGAGAAGGGCGTCATCACCATCACCCACACCCGGGCGGAGGGCACGATTCTCACCGGCTCCAGCAAGGGTGACGGCATCTTCGAGATCGTCCGCGATCACAACTTCTGGTTCTCCCGGAACGTGGACGGCCTGTTCCTCAAGCGCTCCCGCGACAGGGAGGGCCAGACCTGGCGGATCAACGCGGCGGCCGAAGCTCTCCGGGCGGCTGGCCATGAGGTGACCGTCGAAATCGACGAGGACACCCGGCGGTCCTTCGCCGAGGCCGAGGCCGACCGCGAGGAACGCGCAGCGGAGAGGGCCGACCGGTTCGGCGGCCGCGCGGGCCGGGCCGCCGCCTCGGCGGACGCTCGGCGAGCGGCCGCCGATCAGCTCTCGAAGCGGTTCGAGTTCGGGCAGCCGATCCTGGTCGGTCACCACAGCGAGGGCCGCGCCCGCCGCGATGCCGCCCGGATCGACGCGAACATGAGGGCTTCGTTCGAGGACCGGGACCGTGCGGGGTACTGGTCGAACCGGGCCCAGGCATCGGAGAGCTACACCCAGCACCGCAATGACCCGTACCGCACACTGCGGCGCCTGGAGAAGCTGCGCGCCGACCTGCGCGCCCAGGAGCGGCACCTTGCGGCCGCGACCGCAGCGGGCCGGGACGGGGCCCGGCACGCCCGGCTCATCGAGGAGATGACCGAGGAGATCACCCACTGGGAGGACGTCGTCGAGAAGGCCAAGGCCGAAGGCGTGAAGGTCTGGGGCCCGGAAGACTTCACCGCAGGCGACTTCGTCCGGACCGGCGGCTCCTGGCACGAGGTGATCCGCGTCAACCCCAAGACGCTGTCGATCGCGTGGAACCTGCGACTCGCCCCGAAGCAGGTCATGACGCGGGAGGACGCCACCGTGCCCGGCTACCGCCTCGGCACCTTCACCGTGGACTACACGACCGTACGGGGCCGTTGCCCCGGTGAGGTGATGCGCGCTTTCCTCGCCGACGGGAAGGTCCCCGGCACCAAGACCGCGCACGAGGCTTCCGAGAAGCTGCCGGCGGGCGCGGTCCGGGCGGCCGAGGCCGCGAAGTCGAAGGCGAAGAAGCGCAGCGACCCGAAGATTCCCAAGCGTGTCAGGGTCGAGTGCGCCCCGGACCGCACCGCGGCCACCCTGACGTTCCTGACCGGGCGCAGCCAGCCGCACAAGGACTTCGAGCCGGTGACCCTCACGCCCCCGGAGGGCGAGAAGTTCACTGAGACCATCTGGGCGAACACGCTGCGGACCGCGGCGGCCGAGTACCTGGCCGAGCGCGGTTTCCGGTTCCGAGAGGCGGGGTGGAGCGGCGAGTCGATCCAGGGTGCCAGCCGAGCTATTGAGGAGATCCCGGCGGCCGGAGCCCGCGCCTGA
- a CDS encoding DUF6197 family protein has protein sequence MPGTRYAPDSVLIPTTPGALLEWAAAHIARVGIYQSRHSLFSGPGRLINRRCSVGGAVDIAAGRDRMTPDRTYDMDAIGAVLEEAYRVLADHLNGAPVQTPEGADPKKWRRVIVHQWSLAPHRTAQEAAAALREAAEFADAAHRLF, from the coding sequence GTGCCCGGCACCCGCTACGCGCCCGACAGCGTCCTGATCCCCACCACCCCCGGGGCCCTCCTGGAGTGGGCCGCCGCGCACATCGCGCGCGTGGGGATCTACCAGAGCCGACACAGCCTGTTCTCCGGCCCCGGCCGACTCATCAACCGGCGGTGCTCCGTCGGCGGCGCCGTCGACATCGCCGCCGGCCGCGACCGCATGACCCCCGACCGCACGTACGACATGGACGCCATCGGCGCCGTCCTCGAAGAGGCGTACCGCGTCCTGGCCGACCACCTGAACGGTGCCCCCGTCCAGACCCCCGAGGGTGCCGACCCGAAGAAGTGGCGCCGGGTGATCGTCCACCAGTGGAGCCTGGCCCCCCACCGCACCGCACAGGAGGCGGCCGCCGCGCTGCGCGAGGCGGCCGAGTTCGCCGACGCCGCGCACCGTCTCTTCTGA
- a CDS encoding HNH endonuclease gives MSRDTERALDYVAERSILVPHGCRLWTRSLTTDGYAKAVVTEAGRERTVRVHRWLMEQVHGPLPARAITAHSCNESLCVHIDHLSSATQRTNMRQMADQGRAAGRAHLGYADTRGSLGRAQALQAALREGLDLDALAAAMLEGEARPLVRKALAGGYDAEAYLAAVRASDPSAAMVPLFSADHSVAAPDVEDDGQMSLF, from the coding sequence GTGAGCAGGGACACCGAGCGAGCACTGGACTACGTCGCCGAACGCAGCATCCTTGTGCCGCACGGGTGTCGGCTGTGGACCAGGAGCCTTACCACGGACGGCTACGCGAAGGCAGTCGTCACCGAGGCCGGACGCGAACGGACCGTACGGGTGCACCGGTGGCTGATGGAGCAGGTGCACGGCCCGCTTCCCGCACGCGCGATCACCGCGCATAGCTGCAACGAATCGCTGTGCGTCCACATCGACCACCTGTCGAGCGCGACGCAGCGCACGAACATGAGGCAGATGGCCGACCAGGGCCGTGCGGCCGGCCGGGCTCACCTCGGCTACGCCGACACCCGCGGCTCCCTGGGGCGAGCACAGGCCCTCCAGGCCGCACTCCGCGAGGGGCTCGACCTGGACGCGCTGGCCGCCGCGATGCTGGAGGGCGAAGCACGTCCGCTCGTCCGCAAAGCACTGGCCGGAGGGTACGACGCGGAGGCGTACCTTGCCGCCGTTCGTGCGTCCGACCCGAGTGCCGCGATGGTCCCGCTCTTCTCTGCGGACCACAGCGTCGCCGCTCCGGACGTGGAGGACGACGGACAGATGTCGTTGTTCTGA
- the mobF gene encoding MobF family relaxase → MMTVHKLSAGDGYAYYISETVSADQQRERGQELGDYYTASGNPPGLWMGSGIEALGVSGNVSEAQMKALYGEGLHPDADRIIAERIAAGDTRKQAMRAAKLGRKYMTFVEKDTPFGRKLNEELETFERLHHREPNAKERAELRGKAGAVHFRSEHGRSPASKEELGRFIKEQESGKQRNAVAGYDLVFSAPKSVSVLWGLGDDGVRKLVEQAHVQALTETLEWLEQKAAMTRTGTNGIAQEDIAGGLIATRFRHYSNRLGQAMLHDHLVVSNKVQGRDGKWRALDGQLLFMQGVAASELYNQRVVEGVCERLGLRAEAREVTPGKRPVMEIAGIGLDLMEAHSGRAISIKERTAELVEEYRERHGYEPSSKALLAITQQATLDTRPDKEAAKPLSDLRDDWRQQAIEAFGSARIDGLLETARAAAAQARPSADAVPHLDIEKAAREVLETVSDHRSVWGRRQVLAEARRWVLQATTGAAPGGDLADRITDRVLGTQSIDITPPDLNPTFAPLTRDDGSSIYRRRESELYTSAAVLAAEDRIVAAARTRVIPAVSSEVYAAVEAAYQEANPNRRLDAGQRALARTFATSELLVAAGIGPAGAGKTTAMKVAADAVRASGGRVIGMGPSARAAAELSAGLEAPAFVVHDWLGARERAQAGKRIGPEYALGSGDVIIVDEAGMAGSKRLAAVIAEAERAGALVRLIGDPFQLSAVESGGALRLLANTTDVVELESVHRFRTPGEAAASLTLRNGEPDTAWTWYLDNSRVVAGTREQMIHQIFADWQGDVEAGRTALMMADDNASVAELNALAQAYRMGAGQLDTSRAVAVREGVEAHRGDLVVTRKNARTNLLRSGKDFVKNGDQWMITRVLDNGDVEVRHTDHGGRTVLPADYVGKYVELGYASTGHRGQGATVDTGSGLLTRRTARESAYVQTTRGRQENRLYIVLDEGMTMRDVLDTIARNSQASVSATEAIRAEQDRAWGIGQLSAEYTDVHARALSLRYQSMARNVLGFGAESIIAEDAWPAVERALRDAERAGFAPERILSTAFYERDFADAEDNAAVLSWRIDNHVAEARDTLRRLEEQGVSRPLKDLTDAQLDSLAERAGERRTQALDELHRADARVDSQPRPVVVDGLPAPAWPGREHGDLTRTQLSQAIAQARRDGRMAGREGDREEARAAALRLGALKDEQRLRSSMDWRDRAREEWQREPGVGHAHTAGMDGETVAAEMRTNLHAQDEAHQKLDRAQVVDQRVQAEQRLRRLLPDGPAPTPDNTGPLPEWLTPREVERDQHTPMAWLEHLDARRQVIDARLAQTGQALAADPPAWAKALGPVPSPGTELREQWERTAALADAWRTQRQLRDSENGIGGQPVGGRDADAWQVLHDQVAEVGRRARATEAAARRGEALADTWTAPDTTTARDTSPAPAPVAVVEESIESTENVMEEGEDLALAPEPEQAVQPEAVQAREDEQLPEPAAEVDREDVAEAVVEPAVDEAQAVEDEPVEATREDEQLPEPAAEVDREDVAEAAVEPAVDETQAVEDEQLPEPAVEDELVESADDVEMPATAERAEEAEPARPEDTHAEPPAPELTAPEEEPQHVAPASDAEEIRADDDQATTEDPQRRDEEDQEEAAPAVAAWETRPYGTLSDSSLSEALAQTVEAAEAAQEQAAAQEARAAELLAAIAPGGPVEQNVNERAERVQAIQDLRAAAGRLEQLSRQAEQQRDQMRGIEARLEEKNRLGRPAVRGDERQQMETSLSQLRTASADTNTEIENTRRQEEDSRRTAGNPAEHDRVLADWEKAGGSREAVLERTAAARQRRAENALAEAGTARNRVGQLDGAAAQLRQEMNLRDGQPYTQRVAEDAQRIQVQQQAMAAEQQRQQQQQGPQMPGPDQGPSRGTPKA, encoded by the coding sequence ATGATGACCGTCCACAAGCTCAGCGCTGGGGACGGGTATGCCTACTACATCAGCGAAACCGTGAGCGCCGACCAGCAGCGCGAACGGGGTCAAGAGCTGGGCGATTACTACACCGCCAGCGGCAATCCGCCCGGCCTCTGGATGGGCTCCGGCATCGAGGCGCTGGGCGTCTCAGGCAACGTCAGCGAAGCGCAGATGAAGGCCCTTTACGGTGAGGGCCTCCACCCGGATGCGGACCGCATCATCGCCGAGCGCATCGCCGCCGGAGACACGAGGAAGCAGGCGATGCGGGCCGCGAAGCTGGGCCGCAAGTACATGACGTTCGTCGAGAAGGACACCCCGTTCGGGCGCAAGCTCAACGAGGAACTGGAGACCTTCGAGCGGCTGCACCACCGGGAGCCGAACGCGAAGGAGCGGGCGGAGCTCCGCGGTAAGGCCGGGGCCGTGCACTTCCGTTCCGAGCACGGGCGCAGCCCTGCATCGAAGGAGGAACTGGGCCGGTTCATCAAGGAGCAGGAGAGCGGCAAGCAGCGCAATGCGGTCGCCGGATACGACCTGGTTTTCAGTGCACCGAAGTCCGTCAGCGTCCTCTGGGGACTCGGAGATGACGGCGTGCGCAAGCTGGTCGAGCAGGCCCACGTGCAGGCCCTCACCGAGACCCTGGAGTGGCTGGAGCAGAAGGCCGCGATGACCCGCACGGGCACCAACGGCATCGCCCAGGAGGACATCGCCGGCGGGCTCATCGCGACGCGGTTCCGGCACTACAGCAACCGCCTCGGACAGGCCATGCTCCACGACCACCTCGTGGTCAGTAACAAGGTTCAGGGGCGTGACGGCAAGTGGCGGGCCCTGGACGGACAACTGCTGTTCATGCAGGGCGTGGCCGCCAGCGAGCTCTACAACCAGCGCGTCGTCGAGGGCGTGTGCGAGCGTCTCGGCCTGCGCGCCGAAGCCCGCGAAGTGACACCCGGAAAGCGTCCCGTCATGGAGATCGCAGGTATCGGCCTGGACCTGATGGAAGCTCACTCCGGCCGGGCCATCTCCATCAAGGAGCGCACCGCCGAGCTGGTCGAGGAGTACCGCGAGCGGCACGGCTACGAGCCGTCGTCCAAGGCCCTGCTCGCCATCACACAGCAGGCAACACTGGACACGAGGCCGGACAAGGAAGCGGCCAAGCCGCTGTCCGACCTCCGCGACGACTGGCGCCAGCAGGCCATCGAAGCGTTCGGCTCCGCACGGATCGACGGCCTGCTCGAAACCGCCCGAGCGGCGGCCGCCCAGGCCCGGCCCAGTGCCGATGCCGTGCCGCATCTCGACATCGAAAAGGCCGCGCGGGAGGTCCTGGAAACCGTCTCCGACCACCGCAGCGTGTGGGGTCGCAGGCAGGTGCTCGCCGAGGCCCGACGCTGGGTTCTCCAGGCCACCACAGGCGCCGCACCCGGCGGTGATCTGGCCGACCGGATCACGGACCGGGTCCTGGGAACCCAGAGCATCGACATCACCCCGCCGGACCTGAACCCGACGTTCGCGCCGCTCACCCGGGACGACGGCAGCAGCATCTACCGGCGCCGCGAGAGCGAGCTCTACACGAGCGCCGCAGTCCTCGCGGCCGAGGACCGGATCGTCGCAGCCGCCCGCACACGAGTGATTCCCGCCGTGTCCAGCGAGGTGTACGCGGCGGTCGAAGCGGCATACCAGGAAGCCAACCCGAACCGCCGCCTGGACGCCGGACAGCGCGCCCTCGCCCGGACCTTCGCGACGTCCGAGCTTCTCGTCGCGGCAGGCATCGGACCCGCCGGCGCGGGCAAGACGACCGCCATGAAGGTGGCCGCCGACGCGGTACGCGCCAGCGGCGGCCGCGTCATCGGCATGGGCCCCTCGGCCCGCGCCGCCGCAGAGCTTTCCGCCGGTCTGGAGGCGCCCGCATTCGTGGTGCACGACTGGCTCGGTGCACGCGAGCGCGCCCAGGCGGGCAAGCGCATCGGACCCGAATACGCCCTCGGCTCCGGAGACGTCATCATCGTCGACGAGGCGGGCATGGCGGGCAGCAAGCGTCTGGCCGCCGTCATCGCGGAAGCCGAACGTGCGGGCGCGCTCGTGCGCCTGATCGGTGACCCCTTCCAGCTCTCCGCCGTGGAGAGTGGCGGCGCACTGCGCCTCCTGGCGAACACCACCGACGTGGTCGAGCTGGAGAGCGTGCACCGCTTCCGCACGCCCGGAGAAGCCGCCGCATCTCTGACCCTGCGCAACGGGGAGCCCGACACCGCTTGGACCTGGTACCTGGACAACAGCCGTGTTGTAGCCGGCACCCGGGAACAGATGATCCACCAGATTTTCGCGGACTGGCAGGGCGACGTCGAGGCCGGTCGAACCGCCCTGATGATGGCCGACGACAACGCCAGTGTCGCCGAGCTGAACGCGCTCGCCCAGGCATACCGGATGGGCGCCGGACAGCTCGACACGAGCCGCGCCGTGGCCGTCCGCGAGGGTGTCGAAGCCCACCGCGGCGACCTTGTCGTCACCAGGAAGAACGCCCGCACCAACCTGCTCAGGAGCGGGAAGGACTTCGTCAAGAACGGTGATCAGTGGATGATCACCAGAGTCCTGGACAACGGGGATGTCGAGGTCCGCCACACCGACCACGGCGGGCGCACCGTGCTGCCCGCCGACTACGTCGGCAAGTACGTCGAGCTGGGCTACGCGAGCACCGGCCACCGCGGCCAAGGCGCCACCGTCGACACCGGCAGCGGCCTCCTCACCCGCCGCACCGCCCGTGAGTCGGCGTACGTCCAGACCACCCGGGGACGCCAGGAGAACCGCCTCTACATCGTGCTCGACGAGGGCATGACGATGCGCGACGTGCTCGACACCATCGCCCGCAACAGCCAGGCGTCCGTGTCCGCCACCGAGGCCATTCGCGCCGAGCAGGACCGTGCTTGGGGCATCGGCCAGCTGTCCGCCGAGTACACCGACGTGCACGCCCGCGCCCTGTCCCTGCGCTACCAGAGCATGGCCCGCAACGTCCTCGGGTTCGGGGCCGAGTCGATCATTGCTGAGGACGCCTGGCCCGCTGTCGAGCGCGCGCTGCGCGACGCCGAGCGGGCCGGATTCGCGCCCGAACGCATCCTCTCCACGGCCTTCTACGAGCGGGATTTCGCGGACGCCGAGGACAACGCCGCCGTACTGAGCTGGCGCATCGACAACCACGTGGCGGAGGCCCGCGACACCCTGCGCCGCCTGGAGGAGCAGGGCGTCAGCCGCCCGCTGAAGGACCTCACCGACGCGCAGCTGGACAGCCTCGCGGAGCGCGCCGGTGAACGCCGTACCCAGGCCCTGGACGAGCTGCACCGCGCAGACGCCCGGGTAGACAGCCAGCCCCGCCCGGTCGTCGTCGACGGCCTGCCGGCTCCGGCCTGGCCCGGCCGGGAGCACGGCGATCTCACCCGCACGCAGCTCTCCCAAGCCATCGCCCAGGCGCGTCGTGACGGGCGGATGGCTGGCCGGGAAGGCGACCGGGAGGAGGCCCGTGCGGCAGCCCTTCGACTGGGTGCGCTGAAGGACGAGCAGCGCCTTCGCTCCTCAATGGACTGGCGCGACCGCGCCCGCGAGGAGTGGCAGCGCGAGCCCGGCGTCGGTCACGCGCACACCGCCGGCATGGACGGCGAGACCGTCGCCGCCGAAATGCGGACCAACCTTCATGCCCAGGACGAGGCACACCAGAAGCTGGACCGCGCCCAGGTCGTCGACCAGCGCGTACAGGCCGAACAGCGCCTGCGCCGACTCCTGCCCGACGGCCCCGCGCCGACCCCGGACAACACCGGGCCGCTGCCGGAGTGGCTGACCCCGCGCGAAGTCGAGCGCGACCAGCACACCCCCATGGCCTGGCTGGAGCACCTGGACGCCCGCCGCCAGGTCATCGACGCCCGCCTGGCGCAGACCGGCCAGGCCCTGGCCGCCGATCCGCCCGCATGGGCCAAGGCCCTGGGACCGGTCCCGTCGCCCGGCACCGAACTGCGTGAGCAGTGGGAGAGGACCGCCGCTCTCGCGGACGCGTGGAGGACTCAGCGTCAGCTGCGCGACTCCGAGAACGGCATCGGAGGCCAGCCCGTCGGCGGCCGGGACGCGGACGCCTGGCAGGTCCTTCACGACCAGGTCGCCGAGGTCGGACGCCGGGCCCGTGCTACCGAGGCCGCCGCCCGCCGAGGCGAAGCACTCGCCGACACCTGGACCGCCCCGGACACCACCACTGCCCGGGACACGAGCCCTGCGCCTGCGCCCGTCGCGGTCGTTGAGGAAAGCATCGAGTCGACGGAGAACGTCATGGAGGAAGGGGAGGACCTGGCCCTCGCGCCCGAGCCGGAACAGGCAGTCCAGCCGGAGGCCGTACAAGCCCGTGAGGACGAGCAGCTCCCCGAGCCTGCCGCCGAGGTGGACCGCGAGGACGTCGCCGAGGCAGTGGTCGAGCCTGCCGTCGACGAAGCACAGGCCGTTGAGGACGAGCCTGTTGAGGCGACTCGTGAGGACGAGCAGCTCCCCGAGCCTGCCGCCGAGGTGGACCGCGAGGACGTCGCCGAGGCAGCGGTCGAGCCTGCCGTCGACGAAACACAGGCCGTTGAGGACGAGCAGCTCCCCGAGCCTGCCGTCGAGGACGAACTGGTCGAGTCGGCCGACGACGTCGAGATGCCCGCGACCGCCGAGAGGGCCGAGGAGGCAGAGCCCGCGCGGCCCGAGGACACGCACGCCGAACCGCCGGCGCCGGAACTCACCGCTCCCGAGGAAGAGCCTCAGCACGTCGCCCCCGCGTCCGACGCGGAGGAGATCCGTGCCGACGACGACCAGGCAACCACCGAGGACCCCCAGCGCAGGGACGAGGAGGACCAGGAGGAAGCAGCCCCGGCCGTCGCCGCATGGGAGACGCGACCGTACGGCACCCTGTCCGACTCCTCGCTCTCCGAGGCCCTGGCCCAGACCGTCGAGGCTGCGGAAGCCGCCCAGGAACAGGCCGCCGCTCAAGAGGCACGCGCCGCGGAGCTCCTCGCCGCCATCGCACCCGGTGGCCCGGTGGAGCAGAACGTCAACGAGCGCGCCGAACGCGTCCAGGCCATCCAGGACCTGCGGGCGGCAGCGGGCCGTCTGGAACAGCTGAGCCGCCAGGCGGAGCAGCAGCGCGACCAGATGCGCGGCATCGAGGCCCGGCTGGAGGAGAAGAACCGGCTGGGCAGGCCCGCAGTGCGCGGCGACGAGCGGCAGCAGATGGAGACGAGCCTCAGCCAGCTGCGTACTGCGTCCGCGGACACGAACACCGAGATCGAGAACACCCGCCGCCAGGAGGAGGACAGCCGCCGGACAGCGGGCAACCCGGCCGAGCACGACAGGGTCCTGGCCGACTGGGAGAAGGCGGGAGGATCGCGGGAGGCGGTGCTGGAACGCACGGCGGCCGCGCGCCAGCGCCGCGCGGAGAACGCACTCGCGGAAGCCGGCACGGCCCGGAACCGCGTGGGCCAGCTCGACGGTGCCGCCGCGCAGCTCCGACAGGAGATGAACCTGCGCGACGGCCAGCCGTACACGCAGCGCGTCGCCGAGGACGCCCAGCGCATCCAGGTACAGCAGCAGGCCATGGCCGCCGAGCAGCAGCGTCAGCAACAGCAGCAGGGACCGCAGATGCCGGGGCCGGACCAGGGGCCGAGCCGGGGCACCCCAAAGGCGTAG
- a CDS encoding type IV secretory system conjugative DNA transfer family protein, with amino-acid sequence MDDSTLLAAIGAGFLIGASAIVLAAAPVAGLVTGNGWATSSKSLPETILLTVSQGPGSVYEPAPPTWAFWLVVAVFLVLLIVVVALLLRTFGGKKNLGGAQWGGVKTEKELAVDPDPANRPDQITAGRGQLTKKILAAEPNISATVFGVPGSTKTTGLVLGNAAEWRGPLVVTTVKAADLDVIYESRRHLGPVYVVAPAGIPGRKTARWSPVDYAKDPKSADRMAEWLANASTSGHDKRAAPWIDQARGILKGLLLAANITGGGINSFREWLALGKDAVEHVKAVLEPQYPEVALDYSRPWVTLHDDGIGSIQFTLNVIASVYRDEEVRATASGTDFTVEQLLDKNATVCLVAAPSDAERYAPLLTAIIASIIHGAEQRYLQTGVPLSPGLGVLVDEAGNMLRYPQLPGVLTTGRGMGITVLTVWHDLSQLRTRFGHDAANTVLSASGLRMLLPGCGDPETLRHFSGIYGRTYVERTTKSTGRGQSSSSTTQVETDLAPIHELMQLPKFTAIAQYSNLPPVKVNMRLTWRDEDLLKWLARPVPGPSLTKSVPTALEASDV; translated from the coding sequence ATGGACGACAGCACGCTCCTGGCCGCCATCGGCGCCGGGTTCCTCATCGGTGCCAGCGCGATCGTGCTCGCGGCCGCGCCGGTGGCAGGGCTGGTGACGGGCAACGGGTGGGCGACGTCGTCCAAGAGCCTGCCCGAGACCATCCTGCTGACCGTCAGCCAGGGGCCCGGATCGGTCTACGAACCGGCTCCGCCCACCTGGGCGTTCTGGCTCGTGGTCGCCGTCTTCCTGGTCCTCCTGATCGTCGTCGTGGCTCTCCTGCTGCGGACCTTCGGCGGCAAGAAGAACCTCGGTGGCGCCCAGTGGGGCGGGGTGAAGACGGAGAAGGAACTCGCCGTCGACCCCGACCCGGCCAACCGGCCGGACCAGATCACGGCCGGGCGGGGGCAGCTCACGAAGAAGATCCTCGCCGCGGAGCCCAACATCAGCGCAACCGTCTTCGGTGTCCCGGGCTCCACGAAGACGACCGGCCTGGTCCTCGGCAACGCGGCCGAGTGGCGGGGACCGCTGGTCGTGACCACCGTCAAGGCCGCGGACCTCGATGTGATCTACGAGAGCCGTCGGCACCTGGGGCCGGTGTACGTCGTCGCCCCGGCCGGAATCCCCGGCCGCAAGACCGCCCGGTGGTCCCCCGTCGACTACGCCAAGGACCCCAAGTCAGCGGACCGGATGGCGGAGTGGCTCGCCAACGCGTCCACCTCCGGCCACGACAAGCGCGCCGCCCCCTGGATCGACCAGGCCCGCGGCATCCTCAAGGGGCTGCTGCTCGCCGCCAACATCACCGGCGGCGGCATCAACTCCTTCCGGGAGTGGCTTGCCCTCGGCAAGGACGCAGTCGAGCACGTCAAGGCCGTCCTCGAACCGCAGTACCCCGAGGTCGCTCTGGACTACTCCCGGCCCTGGGTCACGCTCCATGACGACGGAATCGGCAGCATCCAGTTCACCCTGAACGTCATCGCCTCGGTGTACCGAGACGAGGAGGTGCGCGCCACCGCGTCCGGCACTGACTTCACGGTGGAGCAGCTGCTCGACAAGAACGCCACCGTCTGCCTGGTCGCCGCCCCTTCGGACGCCGAGCGGTACGCGCCGCTGCTGACCGCCATCATCGCGTCGATCATCCACGGAGCCGAGCAGCGCTACCTTCAGACCGGCGTCCCCCTCTCCCCCGGTCTCGGCGTGCTCGTCGACGAGGCCGGCAACATGCTGCGCTACCCGCAGCTGCCCGGCGTCCTCACCACGGGCCGGGGCATGGGCATTACCGTGCTGACCGTCTGGCACGACCTGTCGCAGCTGCGGACCCGGTTCGGGCACGACGCCGCCAACACCGTGCTCAGCGCTTCGGGGCTGCGGATGCTGCTCCCGGGCTGCGGCGACCCCGAGACCCTGCGCCACTTCTCCGGCATCTACGGCCGTACGTACGTGGAGCGCACCACGAAGTCGACGGGCCGCGGACAGAGCTCCTCGTCGACCACCCAGGTCGAGACGGACCTGGCCCCGATCCACGAGCTGATGCAGCTGCCCAAGTTCACGGCCATCGCGCAGTACAGCAACCTCCCGCCGGTGAAGGTGAACATGCGGCTCACCTGGCGCGACGAGGACCTGCTGAAGTGGCTGGCGCGGCCCGTTCCCGGGCCGTCGCTGACGAAGTCGGTCCCGACTGCTCTGGAGGCGTCCGATGTCTGA